The following coding sequences lie in one Prionailurus viverrinus isolate Anna chromosome X, UM_Priviv_1.0, whole genome shotgun sequence genomic window:
- the NDUFB11 gene encoding NADH dehydrogenase [ubiquinone] 1 beta subcomplex subunit 11, mitochondrial has translation MAAGLLGLCARRLSAVAATRGLPAARVRWESSSSRAVIAPSAVAGKRAPAPTVRWQEDPEPEDENLYEKNPDSHGYDRDPVTDVWNMRVVFFFGFSVVLVLGSTFIAYLPDYRMQEWARREAERLIKYREANGLPIMESNCFDPSKIQLPEDED, from the exons ATGGCGGCCGGGCTGTTAGGTTTGTGCGCTCGCCGCCTTTCGGCAGTAGCGGCGACGCGAGGGCTCCCGGCCGCCCGTGTTCGCTGGGAATCCAGCTCGTCCAGGGCTGTGATCGCCCCGTCGGCTGTGGCAGGAAAGCGGGCGCCGGCACCGACTGTACGCTGGCAGGAGGACCCAGAGCCGGAGGACGAAAACCTCTATGAGAag AACCCAGACTCCCACGGTTATGACAGAGACCCTGTTACGGACGTCTGGAACATGCGGGTCgtctttttctttggcttctccGTTGTCTTGGTCCTCGGCAGCACCTTTATAGCTTATCTGCCTGATTACAG AATGCAGGAGTGGGCCCGCCGGGAAGCTGAGAGGCTTATTAAGTACCGAGAGGCCAATGGCCTCCCCATCATGGAATCCAACTGCTTTGACCCCAGCAAGATCCAGCTTCCGGAGGATGAGGACTGA